A window of the Cystobacter fuscus genome harbors these coding sequences:
- a CDS encoding lanthionine synthetase C family protein yields MTGWTTLLEGPLRERALRSVEEIAGALRERQGVEGPTLSGGLAGLAFLFAELDRAQPQQGHRACAEQFIQEAASALEELPLPPWLYVGFSGIAWSISRLGAMGIISSEGLEEIDEVLLGLVSRHPWNVDYDLISGLVGLGVYALERMPRPVAVRSLEEIVARLEERSISAGPGLSWWTPARHLPKKQAEVYREGHFDLGVAHGVPAVVALLGLIARAGVSERKARELAMGGARWLLANLLPDSPGARFPWSVAPGIPVQPARSAWCYGDPGAVVCLRIAARALSDGELERVALELAREAARRPMARAGVRNAAICHGSAGLGHLYNRLYQSSREPVFKEAATAWFAQTLEMRRPGEGLAGFLSWYPKTDEDDEDEEKEVGRELDGTLLEGAAGIALTLLAACHPLPPTWDGMLLAAIPD; encoded by the coding sequence ATGACGGGATGGACGACGCTGCTCGAGGGCCCTCTGCGGGAGCGTGCGCTGCGGTCCGTTGAGGAGATCGCGGGGGCGCTGCGGGAGCGTCAGGGGGTGGAGGGGCCGACGCTCTCGGGAGGTCTGGCGGGACTGGCCTTCTTGTTCGCCGAGCTGGACCGGGCGCAACCCCAGCAGGGCCATCGGGCCTGCGCGGAGCAATTCATCCAGGAGGCCGCGTCGGCGCTCGAGGAACTCCCACTCCCGCCGTGGCTGTATGTTGGCTTCTCGGGGATCGCCTGGTCCATTTCGAGACTCGGGGCGATGGGAATCATTTCGAGCGAAGGCCTCGAGGAGATCGACGAGGTGCTGCTGGGCCTGGTCTCCCGGCATCCTTGGAACGTGGACTACGATCTGATCTCCGGGCTGGTCGGCCTGGGGGTGTATGCACTCGAGCGGATGCCCCGTCCGGTGGCGGTCCGGAGTCTCGAGGAGATCGTGGCCCGCTTGGAGGAGCGCTCCATTTCCGCTGGGCCAGGGCTGTCATGGTGGACCCCAGCACGGCATCTGCCGAAGAAGCAGGCGGAGGTGTATCGCGAGGGACACTTCGACCTCGGCGTCGCGCATGGGGTGCCCGCCGTGGTGGCCCTGCTGGGGCTGATTGCCCGGGCGGGAGTCTCCGAACGGAAGGCTCGCGAACTCGCCATGGGAGGGGCTCGCTGGCTGCTGGCGAACCTGTTGCCCGACAGCCCGGGGGCTCGCTTCCCCTGGAGTGTCGCGCCGGGCATTCCCGTCCAGCCCGCTCGCTCCGCCTGGTGTTACGGAGATCCCGGCGCCGTCGTCTGCCTGCGGATTGCCGCCCGAGCGCTGTCGGACGGCGAACTCGAGCGGGTGGCGCTGGAGCTCGCTCGCGAGGCCGCACGGCGCCCGATGGCGCGGGCCGGGGTGCGGAACGCGGCCATCTGCCATGGCTCCGCCGGCCTCGGGCATCTCTACAACCGGCTCTACCAATCCTCCCGGGAGCCGGTGTTCAAGGAGGCGGCGACCGCGTGGTTCGCCCAGACGCTGGAGATGAGGCGTCCCGGGGAGGGCCTGGCGGGCTTCCTCTCCTGGTATCCGAAGACCGATGAGGATGATGAGGATGAGGAGAAGGAGGTGGGTAGGGAGCTGGATGGGACCCTGCTCGAAGGTGCCGCCGGTATCGCGCTGACCCTGCTGGCGGCATGTCACCCCTTGCCTCCCACCTGGGACGGCATGCTCCTGGCCGCCATCCCCGACTGA
- a CDS encoding efflux RND transporter periplasmic adaptor subunit, whose translation MKGRLEVTALLAGRVTSVEVQPGQRVKEGQILARFFAGPEQASLERYQHEFELLLVQRMRDLTNEATSQALTSLRAEMELARFQLEQRLVRAPQAGVVSDVRIRRGQHLSEGEVVVALVQEDSPMEVIAMLPGGSRPLLTQGGRMRLELDGFQYQYQELIIDQVGDELVGPEEVRRYLGPELAESLTVNGAVVLVRAHAPSRFFEADGRRLAYFDGMQGTVDARVKTERIILTIIPGLKPLFH comes from the coding sequence ATGAAGGGCCGGCTGGAGGTGACGGCACTCTTGGCGGGGCGGGTCACCTCGGTGGAGGTACAGCCGGGACAGCGCGTGAAGGAAGGGCAGATCCTGGCGCGCTTCTTCGCCGGGCCGGAGCAGGCAAGCCTGGAGCGCTACCAGCACGAGTTCGAACTGCTCCTGGTGCAACGGATGAGGGATCTCACGAACGAGGCGACGAGCCAGGCCCTGACCTCGCTGCGCGCGGAGATGGAACTGGCGAGGTTCCAGCTCGAGCAGCGGCTGGTACGGGCGCCCCAGGCGGGGGTGGTGAGCGACGTGCGGATCCGGCGCGGCCAGCACCTCTCCGAGGGAGAGGTGGTGGTTGCCCTGGTACAGGAGGACTCGCCCATGGAAGTCATCGCGATGCTTCCCGGCGGGTCCCGCCCGCTCCTCACCCAGGGAGGAAGGATGCGCCTGGAATTGGATGGCTTCCAATACCAATACCAGGAGCTGATCATCGACCAGGTCGGGGATGAGCTGGTGGGGCCTGAAGAGGTACGCCGGTACCTGGGCCCGGAGCTGGCGGAAAGTCTGACGGTCAACGGGGCCGTGGTGCTGGTGCGGGCCCACGCCCCCTCCCGGTTCTTCGAGGCGGATGGCAGGCGGCTCGCGTACTTCGACGGAATGCAGGGCACGGTCGATGCGCGGGTGAAGACGGAGCGCATCATCCTGACCATCATCCCCGGATTGAAGCCACTGTTCCACTGA
- a CDS encoding peptidase domain-containing ABC transporter: MLSPLHSLLNRFPELHRLGLPARRKRIPHIQQMDASDCGAACLGMVLSYHGKQVRLDDIRQVLGVDRDGATALALLETARWYGLRGRGVTLEVENLDYLPTGAILHWEFRHFVVFERLGKNWVDVVDPEMGRRRVPLDQFRRSFTGVALLLEPGDTFVQEKGQRLPIRRYLEQLLLQSGMLPRILLTSLLVQLFALGLPTLTGAITDRVVPRGDYHLLLVLSVAMGSLIFFQFLASMVRSYLLLHLRTELDARMTLGFVEHLVELPYVFFQHRPVGDLMNRLGSNTTIREMLTSGVLSGLLDGSMVLLFLVVLFIVNVPLAVLVLGLSALQVGVFAWSWRRQSELMARSLEASARSEAYEVEFLTGMETLKAMGGEHRALDRWSGMFVDVLNISLQRGRLETLVESLLSTLQMGAPLVTLCFGAWQVLHGVLSLGSMLALNAVAVGFLGPLGNMVSTMMQLQLLGSYLARIHDVMDAPPEQPAGKARRAHKLTGHISLEKVSFRYGPHAPLVVRDVSVEIQPGQLVAIVGRSGAGKSTLANLLLGMYQPSAGRILYDGVDLSELDLRSVRQQLGIVLQNPALFSASIRSNITLADPSLPLEAVVEAARLAQIHEEVLAMPMGYESLLLDRGTSLSGGQRQRLALARALVRKPAILLLDEATSSLDAITESRVHQALSTLECTRIVIAHRLSTVVGADLILTLEDGALVEAGTHQQLLARKGIYATLVAAQLG, encoded by the coding sequence ATGCTCAGCCCACTCCATTCCCTGCTGAACCGGTTCCCGGAGTTGCACCGGCTGGGTCTGCCCGCTCGCCGCAAGCGGATTCCCCACATCCAGCAGATGGATGCCAGTGATTGTGGCGCGGCCTGTCTGGGCATGGTGCTCTCGTACCATGGCAAGCAGGTGCGCCTGGACGACATCCGCCAGGTTCTCGGCGTGGATCGGGACGGTGCGACCGCGCTGGCCCTCCTCGAGACCGCCCGCTGGTACGGGCTGCGCGGCCGCGGAGTCACCCTGGAGGTGGAGAACCTCGACTACCTTCCGACGGGCGCCATCCTCCACTGGGAATTCCGCCACTTCGTGGTCTTCGAGCGTCTGGGCAAGAACTGGGTCGACGTGGTGGATCCAGAGATGGGCCGGCGACGGGTGCCGTTGGACCAGTTCCGCCGGTCGTTCACGGGCGTGGCCCTGCTGCTGGAGCCTGGCGACACCTTCGTGCAGGAGAAGGGCCAGCGGCTCCCCATCCGGCGCTACCTGGAGCAGCTCCTGCTTCAATCGGGCATGCTGCCCCGCATCCTCCTCACCTCCCTGCTGGTGCAGCTCTTCGCCCTGGGGCTGCCAACGCTCACCGGGGCCATCACCGACCGGGTGGTGCCCCGCGGCGACTACCACCTGCTGCTCGTCCTGAGCGTGGCGATGGGCTCGCTGATCTTCTTCCAATTCCTGGCGTCGATGGTGCGCTCCTATCTGCTGCTGCACCTGCGCACCGAGCTGGATGCGCGCATGACGCTGGGCTTCGTGGAGCACCTGGTGGAGCTGCCGTACGTGTTCTTCCAGCACAGGCCGGTGGGCGATCTCATGAATCGCCTCGGCAGCAACACCACCATCCGCGAGATGCTGACCTCGGGGGTGCTCTCGGGCCTGCTGGATGGCTCCATGGTGCTCCTGTTCCTGGTGGTGTTGTTCATCGTGAACGTGCCCCTGGCGGTGCTGGTGCTGGGGCTCTCGGCGCTCCAGGTGGGCGTGTTCGCCTGGAGCTGGCGACGGCAGTCGGAGTTGATGGCCCGCAGCCTGGAGGCATCGGCGAGATCCGAGGCCTACGAGGTGGAGTTCCTCACCGGCATGGAGACCTTGAAGGCGATGGGTGGCGAGCACCGGGCGTTGGACCGCTGGTCGGGGATGTTCGTGGACGTGCTCAACATCTCGCTCCAGCGTGGACGGCTCGAAACCCTGGTCGAATCACTGCTGAGCACCCTGCAGATGGGCGCGCCCCTGGTCACCCTGTGCTTCGGCGCCTGGCAGGTGCTCCATGGCGTGCTCAGTCTGGGCAGCATGCTGGCGCTCAACGCGGTGGCGGTGGGCTTCCTGGGGCCGCTCGGGAACATGGTCTCCACGATGATGCAGTTGCAGCTCCTGGGCAGCTACCTCGCTCGAATCCATGACGTGATGGATGCACCTCCCGAGCAGCCGGCTGGCAAGGCGCGCCGGGCGCACAAGCTCACGGGGCACATCTCCCTGGAGAAGGTCTCGTTCCGCTATGGCCCCCACGCGCCCCTGGTGGTACGCGACGTGTCGGTGGAAATCCAACCCGGGCAGCTCGTGGCCATCGTGGGCCGCTCGGGAGCGGGCAAGTCCACCCTCGCCAACCTGCTGCTGGGCATGTACCAGCCCAGCGCGGGACGCATCTTGTACGACGGGGTGGATCTGTCGGAACTGGACCTGCGCTCGGTCCGCCAGCAGTTGGGAATCGTCCTGCAGAACCCCGCCTTGTTCAGCGCGAGCATCCGCTCCAACATCACCCTGGCGGACCCCTCCCTTCCCCTGGAAGCCGTGGTAGAGGCCGCCAGGCTGGCGCAGATCCACGAGGAGGTGCTCGCCATGCCCATGGGCTACGAGAGCCTGCTGCTGGATCGCGGGACCTCACTCTCCGGCGGGCAGCGGCAACGGCTCGCACTCGCCCGGGCGCTGGTCCGCAAGCCCGCGATCCTGCTGTTGGACGAGGCGACCAGCTCGTTGGATGCCATCACCGAGAGCAGGGTCCATCAGGCCCTGTCAACCCTCGAGTGCACACGCATCGTGATTGCCCACCGGTTGAGTACTGTCGTTGGCGCGGATCTGATCCTCACCCTGGAGGATGGCGCCCTGGTGGAGGCGGGGACGCACCAGCAATTGCTCGCCCGCAAAGGAATCTATGCCACGCTGGTGGCGGCCCAGCTGGGTTGA
- a CDS encoding class I lanthipeptide: MLLAPLHSSFDNKSPWVCLCSGSSQDVGSLPSCSCPASPLASPGLPPGYPFGQALIGDPYWSVLSASNTYEVSAANFGSITREKRDRIMNEMTPKRLSLNKETIRNLSDENLEQVAGGNRRDDDDRDRRDSRRHHRGCRRYSRRHDRGRCRD; encoded by the coding sequence ATGCTCCTGGCTCCTCTTCACTCCTCGTTTGACAACAAATCGCCGTGGGTATGCTTGTGTTCGGGCTCCTCCCAGGACGTTGGCTCCCTTCCCTCTTGCTCTTGCCCCGCTTCACCCCTTGCCTCTCCTGGCCTTCCTCCTGGCTATCCCTTCGGACAAGCCCTTATCGGGGACCCCTACTGGTCTGTCTTGTCTGCGAGTAATACATATGAAGTGAGTGCTGCCAATTTCGGCAGCATCACCAGAGAGAAGAGGGACAGAATCATGAACGAGATGACTCCGAAGAGACTCAGCCTGAACAAGGAGACCATCCGGAATCTCTCGGACGAGAATCTGGAACAGGTCGCTGGTGGCAACAGACGGGACGATGACGACAGGGATCGCCGGGATTCCCGCCGACACCACCGCGGCTGCCGCCGCTACTCGCGGCGCCACGACCGCGGTCGGTGCCGTGACTAA
- a CDS encoding DUF5953 family protein, with protein sequence MTATSRSLSLVAYAPALTRDDGRPLTIVHGMERAFPGLHLGWMISEEGQRIPLQERDAFVSRERKDGGFPLLRNGDDRFRVTVTGWERPAGTSPGGQAQFEVHANLPLNVGGMAAADVLEAVGEGARAFWGHVDPGGRSTP encoded by the coding sequence ATGACAGCTACATCAAGATCCCTCAGTCTTGTCGCCTACGCTCCCGCGCTAACCAGGGACGATGGCCGTCCTTTGACCATTGTTCATGGAATGGAACGCGCCTTCCCCGGCTTGCACCTGGGGTGGATGATTTCCGAAGAGGGGCAGCGCATCCCTCTTCAGGAGCGAGATGCCTTTGTCTCCCGAGAAAGGAAGGACGGGGGATTTCCGCTCCTGCGCAACGGCGATGATAGGTTCCGGGTGACAGTGACGGGATGGGAAAGGCCTGCGGGCACTTCGCCGGGTGGTCAGGCACAGTTTGAGGTTCATGCGAACCTGCCACTGAACGTGGGTGGCATGGCGGCGGCGGATGTGCTGGAGGCGGTAGGGGAGGGTGCTCGCGCGTTCTGGGGGCACGTGGATCCAGGCGGGCGCTCCACCCCTTGA
- a CDS encoding kelch repeat-containing protein, whose protein sequence is MSTGPSTDQPNRYIIVSSIHSIVDHGYSDTTDGVADFFNGEVARGLAKALKGISASTMTDGVAHPPGAPIAIIGDMNAYYKTKTGQFPGGNTEAKSVPRLLHDYGLRDARGDFFKETSECTTASSLCLKYHTFNTATNSGNVLDYIFTLYSGSTTNVGDFQTVADPHLWSDHKMIAARLKFGPLPKSSWATSSAMQSPRGVQGAALLSSGLVLVTGGHTRNSLGVAASISLTELYNPYSNTWQATGALNSPRYNFATVKLTSGKILVSGGRNDESTLSSAELYDPVTRSWSYTGSLSQRRSGHQATLLRSGKVLVTGGEIENLDGSNVHVSPATTAELYDPETGAWSPAGELEHDSSGSVATMLYSGEVLLITGSQVYLYDPYTNRWSQHGALPGHRDGFTATRLYSGEVMVVGGDSSSSTSGTTFIYNPYTTQWRTGPAMNRLHRNHTATLLYSGQLLIAGGVDGGTEVYDPETNEWTLLDDIPASCTGGAAVLLHPGSVLLTAGWESSTVAPIFTP, encoded by the coding sequence ATGTCGACCGGACCCTCGACAGACCAACCAAACAGGTACATCATCGTTTCCTCGATCCACTCGATTGTCGACCATGGATACAGCGATACCACGGACGGAGTGGCTGACTTCTTCAATGGAGAGGTCGCGCGAGGACTTGCAAAAGCATTGAAGGGTATCTCCGCTTCGACGATGACTGACGGCGTGGCCCATCCGCCAGGAGCCCCGATTGCGATCATCGGCGACATGAATGCTTATTACAAGACGAAAACAGGTCAATTCCCAGGAGGCAACACCGAAGCCAAGTCGGTGCCTCGACTGCTTCATGACTATGGTCTGCGGGATGCCCGAGGCGACTTCTTCAAGGAGACATCGGAATGCACGACCGCCTCCAGCCTGTGCTTGAAGTATCACACATTCAACACCGCAACCAACTCGGGCAATGTGCTCGATTACATTTTCACCCTCTATAGCGGCAGTACCACCAATGTGGGCGACTTCCAGACGGTCGCAGACCCTCACCTGTGGTCTGACCACAAGATGATCGCCGCACGCTTGAAGTTCGGACCGCTGCCAAAATCATCGTGGGCGACGAGTTCAGCGATGCAGTCTCCACGCGGCGTGCAGGGCGCGGCGCTGCTCAGCTCCGGACTGGTGCTGGTCACGGGGGGTCATACGCGCAACTCGCTCGGTGTCGCGGCCTCCATCAGCTTGACCGAACTCTACAATCCCTATTCAAACACCTGGCAGGCGACGGGGGCTCTGAACTCGCCGCGCTACAACTTCGCCACCGTCAAGCTGACGTCCGGAAAAATCCTGGTGTCGGGTGGCCGGAATGATGAATCCACGCTCTCGAGCGCAGAGCTTTACGATCCGGTCACGCGTTCCTGGAGCTATACCGGCTCTTTGAGCCAGCGGCGTTCTGGCCACCAGGCGACCCTGCTTCGGTCGGGCAAGGTGCTGGTCACGGGCGGCGAAATCGAGAACCTCGATGGCTCGAATGTCCACGTCAGTCCGGCGACCACTGCGGAATTGTATGATCCGGAAACGGGCGCATGGTCTCCCGCAGGCGAGCTGGAACACGACAGCTCGGGGTCTGTCGCGACGATGCTGTATTCGGGCGAAGTGCTGTTGATCACAGGGTCGCAAGTGTACCTCTATGATCCCTACACCAACAGGTGGAGCCAGCATGGAGCACTGCCGGGCCACCGTGATGGCTTCACCGCCACGCGGCTCTACTCGGGCGAGGTGATGGTGGTGGGCGGCGATTCGTCCAGTTCCACGTCGGGCACTACGTTCATTTACAATCCGTATACTACCCAGTGGCGCACGGGTCCCGCTATGAACCGGTTGCACCGCAACCACACGGCGACCCTCCTCTACTCAGGGCAGCTTCTGATCGCGGGGGGTGTTGACGGCGGCACCGAGGTGTATGATCCGGAGACCAACGAATGGACCCTGCTTGACGATATCCCGGCCAGTTGCACGGGAGGAGCCGCCGTCCTTCTGCATCCAGGCAGCGTACTGCTGACGGCCGGCTGGGAGAGTTCCACCGTAGCGCCCATCTTCACCCCGTGA